One stretch of Riemerella columbina DNA includes these proteins:
- a CDS encoding aminotransferase class V-fold PLP-dependent enzyme — translation MHNIQAIRQQFPILNREINGQPLVYLDNAATSQKPISVLETCEYYYKELNANVHRGIHTLSQLATEAMEEARQKVQHFINAPHDYEVIFTKGTTEGINLVAYALTSMLKAGDEIIISYLEHHSNIVPWQMLCERTGAKLRVIPIDDQGILQTDVLEHWLSEKTKLVAVNQVSNALGIINPIETIIKKTRALSNAWVLIDGAQSVPHFKIDVQEMDCDFFVFSGHKMYAPMGTGILYGKAHILEQLSPFHGGGEMIATCSFDGTSYAGLPFKFEAGTPNVGGNIALGAAIDFMLSIGHDTLQKHEKALIDYAQQQLKTIDGLQIYGEKAPRVGAISFNLEGIGIASDVGMILDKMGIAVRTGHHCTQPIMAYFGIAGTVRASFAIYNTFEEIDRLTEGIRKVQRMLG, via the coding sequence ATGCACAACATCCAAGCTATACGCCAGCAATTCCCTATCCTTAATAGAGAAATCAACGGTCAGCCTTTGGTCTATTTAGACAATGCTGCCACTTCTCAAAAACCCATTTCCGTTTTAGAAACCTGCGAGTATTACTATAAAGAACTCAATGCGAATGTCCACCGCGGCATCCACACCTTGAGCCAACTCGCGACCGAGGCAATGGAAGAAGCTCGGCAGAAAGTGCAACACTTCATCAACGCTCCACACGATTATGAAGTGATCTTTACCAAAGGGACTACAGAAGGCATCAATTTGGTGGCGTATGCCCTAACTTCTATGCTAAAAGCTGGGGACGAAATCATCATTTCCTACTTAGAGCACCATTCTAACATTGTCCCTTGGCAGATGCTTTGCGAGAGAACCGGTGCTAAACTAAGGGTCATCCCAATAGATGATCAAGGCATCCTTCAAACCGATGTTTTAGAGCATTGGCTTTCTGAAAAAACCAAATTGGTAGCGGTGAACCAAGTTTCTAACGCCTTGGGAATCATCAACCCCATTGAAACCATCATCAAGAAAACCAGAGCACTCTCTAATGCGTGGGTGTTGATTGATGGTGCGCAGTCTGTACCTCATTTTAAAATTGATGTGCAAGAGATGGATTGTGATTTTTTCGTGTTCTCTGGGCACAAAATGTACGCCCCTATGGGCACAGGAATTCTCTATGGCAAAGCCCATATTTTAGAGCAACTAAGCCCTTTTCACGGCGGTGGCGAGATGATTGCTACTTGCTCTTTTGATGGCACCAGCTACGCTGGTTTGCCCTTCAAGTTTGAAGCTGGAACGCCCAATGTAGGCGGCAATATCGCCTTGGGTGCTGCAATTGATTTTATGCTCAGCATTGGTCACGATACTCTTCAAAAACACGAAAAAGCCCTGATAGACTACGCACAGCAACAACTCAAAACCATTGATGGACTTCAGATTTATGGCGAAAAAGCACCGCGTGTGGGGGCAATTTCTTTTAATTTGGAAGGCATAGGCATTGCGTCTGATGTGGGAATGATTTTAGACAAAATGGGCATTGCCGTGCGCACAGGACACCATTGCACACAGCCTATTATGGCATATTTTGGTATTGCAGGGACCGTAAGAGCCAGCTTTGCCATCTATAACACTTTTGAAGAAATAGACCGCCTAACCGAAGGGATTAGAAAAGTACAAAGAATGCTCGGCTAA
- the mutL gene encoding DNA mismatch repair endonuclease MutL, translated as MSDIIKLLPDFVANQIAAGEVVQRPASVVKELLENAIDAKATKIELIVRDAGKNLIQVVDNGIGMSETDARMAFERHATSKIYSTEDIFKISTKGFRGEALASIAAVAQVELKTKQEQNAIGTNIYIEGGELQFQEAIQTADGSSLSVKNLFYNVPARRKFLKSDNVEFRHIIDEFHRVALAHEEIEFSLFHNDEEIFKLRKGGLLQRIVEIFGRKIQPLLIPIKEDTDWIKLHGYVAKPEGAKRTRGEQFFFVNGRFFRSPYLNKAVQEAFEGLLQHGYTPSFFLYLEIDPERIDVNIHPQKTEVKFEDEALIFALIRSTVKRSLGVYNIAPSLDFDKDERYNPLLNLQKRNYENAHQKSSSVPPMIQVNRDYNPFKQEVVSLAEAQAMMEIHQQNITAAEPSKINLFEDEEFDEDLMRLPNGYWLYNQGEETFMLDLGRMHSLIISQKQKPKTQDAVGQKLLFSVEYLLNEVEKNKYRSIKKYLPQLGFEMELGDDHVLRIHAIPQEFKETQIHSFMEKLFEILEYKTEEDFMAYYQSQWVKINAKSRFDFFYKTEVEDLIKAFSELGFPEYTPAGKKCYIRLPLEELKNKIKN; from the coding sequence ATGTCTGATATCATTAAACTATTACCCGATTTTGTTGCCAACCAAATAGCTGCTGGAGAGGTGGTGCAGCGCCCTGCATCCGTGGTTAAAGAATTATTAGAAAACGCCATAGATGCCAAAGCCACCAAGATAGAGCTCATCGTGAGAGATGCTGGCAAAAACTTAATCCAAGTGGTGGATAATGGTATCGGTATGTCTGAAACCGACGCTCGGATGGCATTTGAAAGGCACGCCACCTCTAAAATATACAGCACGGAGGATATTTTTAAAATCTCCACCAAAGGGTTCCGCGGCGAGGCACTGGCATCTATAGCCGCTGTGGCGCAAGTGGAGCTCAAAACCAAGCAAGAACAAAACGCCATAGGCACCAATATTTATATAGAAGGCGGCGAGCTTCAGTTTCAAGAAGCCATACAAACCGCCGATGGCTCCAGCCTTTCCGTGAAAAATCTATTCTACAATGTGCCTGCCAGAAGGAAATTCCTTAAATCTGACAATGTAGAATTTAGGCATATCATTGATGAATTCCACCGCGTGGCACTGGCGCACGAGGAAATAGAATTCTCGCTTTTCCACAATGATGAGGAAATTTTTAAACTCAGAAAAGGTGGGCTCCTCCAGCGGATTGTGGAGATTTTTGGCAGGAAAATACAGCCATTGCTCATTCCTATAAAAGAAGATACCGATTGGATCAAACTCCACGGCTATGTCGCCAAACCCGAAGGCGCCAAAAGAACCCGCGGCGAGCAATTTTTCTTCGTGAATGGGCGTTTTTTCCGTAGTCCTTACCTCAACAAAGCCGTTCAGGAAGCCTTTGAAGGCTTGTTGCAGCACGGCTATACGCCTTCGTTTTTTCTCTATTTAGAGATAGACCCTGAGCGCATTGATGTGAACATCCACCCACAAAAAACAGAGGTTAAATTTGAAGATGAAGCCTTGATTTTTGCCCTTATTCGGTCTACGGTTAAGCGGTCTTTGGGGGTTTACAACATCGCACCGAGTTTAGATTTTGACAAAGATGAACGCTATAATCCATTGCTCAACCTCCAAAAGCGAAATTATGAAAATGCCCACCAGAAGAGCTCCAGCGTACCTCCGATGATCCAAGTCAATCGGGATTATAACCCCTTTAAACAAGAAGTGGTCAGCCTTGCCGAAGCCCAAGCGATGATGGAAATCCACCAACAGAACATCACGGCGGCAGAGCCTTCTAAAATCAACCTTTTTGAAGATGAAGAGTTTGATGAAGACCTGATGCGCCTGCCCAACGGCTACTGGCTCTACAACCAAGGTGAGGAAACGTTTATGCTGGATTTAGGGCGAATGCATAGCCTGATCATCAGCCAGAAGCAAAAGCCTAAAACCCAAGATGCGGTTGGGCAGAAGTTGCTATTTTCTGTGGAATACCTACTCAACGAGGTTGAGAAAAACAAATACCGCAGCATCAAAAAATATCTGCCTCAACTGGGCTTTGAAATGGAACTGGGTGATGACCATGTGCTCCGCATCCACGCCATTCCTCAGGAGTTTAAGGAAACCCAAATCCATAGTTTTATGGAGAAACTTTTTGAGATTTTGGAGTATAAAACGGAGGAAGATTTTATGGCGTATTACCAAAGCCAATGGGTTAAAATCAATGCTAAATCTCGCTTTGATTTTTTCTATAAAACTGAGGTTGAAGACCTCATCAAAGCCTTTTCAGAATTAGGTTTTCCAGAATATACCCCTGCGGGGAAAAAGTGCTATATCCGCCTCCCATTAGAGGAACTTAAAAATAAAATTAAAAATTAA
- a CDS encoding rhomboid family intramembrane serine protease, with protein MFQNIPPITRNLIIINVLVFLVAEYLLPPQVDNLLAAYFPLSPNFRSWQIVTHMFMHGGFTHLLFNMIGLWSFGPVLERVLGEKKYIILYFLSGLGAFIIFNLWNYYNYYELTNALQAQGADLALLFRNSDLSHLRLDTSGEALEFQKFLITPMVGASGALFGVLAAFTVLFPDAKLIFLFIPFPIKAKILFPIFIIGSLYLGLSQREGDNVAHFAHLGGALVGYILVQLWRKNQFRIQ; from the coding sequence ATGTTTCAGAATATCCCACCCATCACGCGCAACCTTATCATTATCAATGTATTGGTATTTTTAGTCGCAGAATATCTACTACCACCGCAGGTTGATAACCTTTTGGCAGCTTATTTCCCACTATCGCCTAATTTTAGGTCGTGGCAGATTGTCACCCATATGTTTATGCACGGCGGTTTTACCCACTTGCTTTTCAATATGATAGGGCTGTGGAGCTTTGGTCCTGTGCTGGAGCGTGTTTTAGGCGAGAAGAAGTATATCATCCTCTATTTTCTGAGTGGATTGGGGGCGTTTATCATCTTTAACCTTTGGAATTATTACAACTATTATGAACTCACCAATGCGCTACAAGCCCAAGGTGCCGATTTAGCCCTACTCTTCCGAAATTCAGATTTAAGCCACCTGCGTTTGGACACTTCTGGGGAGGCTTTGGAGTTTCAAAAATTCTTAATTACGCCTATGGTAGGGGCTTCGGGGGCACTTTTTGGTGTGCTGGCAGCTTTTACCGTGTTGTTCCCAGATGCCAAATTGATATTCCTGTTTATCCCGTTCCCTATCAAGGCTAAGATCCTCTTCCCTATCTTTATCATCGGTTCTCTTTATTTAGGGTTAAGCCAAAGGGAAGGCGATAATGTGGCGCACTTCGCTCACTTAGGTGGGGCGTTAGTCGGTTATATTTTAGTGCAATTATGGCGGAAAAATCAGTTTAGAATACAATAA
- a CDS encoding endonuclease/exonuclease/phosphatase family protein, with protein sequence MFILRNLILIGHLILVLLIYATSLNAVVPPRFLPELNLLALAFPFMVVAHLLLCLFWLFKWRKRGLLFLLSSVLMITPIRRWVNYSPQQKVASSAYKILSFNIKNGAQGTLNIKNFIDDQDPDVVILQESVAYREKQERLPYRDKIDLLTFYSKTPILRSGRILEHEDNGYAAYIDTQINHQTVRIINIYLKPFELNKAMVKPSKNLDITEEKAKGLLKRFIPVFKAHQNQVEQIRKAVETSPYPVILGGDFNAVPNSYEYYHLTAAPLQDSFLAQGNGLGTSFHDYKIPIRIDYLLFSPKFEIQHFDTDRSRQISDHYPIIATFQLK encoded by the coding sequence ATGTTTATCCTCCGAAATCTCATCTTGATTGGGCATCTTATTTTGGTGCTCCTCATCTATGCCACATCGCTGAATGCGGTGGTACCCCCGAGGTTTTTACCAGAGCTGAACCTCCTTGCGTTGGCGTTTCCCTTTATGGTGGTGGCGCATCTCTTGCTATGTTTATTTTGGCTTTTCAAATGGCGAAAAAGAGGGCTTTTGTTCCTATTGTCTTCGGTACTGATGATCACACCGATTAGGCGGTGGGTCAATTATTCCCCTCAGCAAAAAGTGGCAAGTTCCGCTTATAAAATCCTTAGTTTTAATATTAAAAACGGAGCACAAGGCACACTCAATATCAAAAATTTTATTGATGACCAAGACCCTGATGTGGTGATTTTACAAGAATCTGTGGCGTATAGGGAGAAGCAAGAGCGACTGCCCTACCGAGATAAAATAGACCTTCTCACTTTTTATAGCAAAACGCCAATTCTACGCTCTGGGCGGATTTTGGAGCACGAAGATAACGGCTATGCCGCGTATATAGACACCCAAATTAACCACCAAACGGTGCGCATCATCAATATTTATTTGAAGCCTTTTGAGCTTAATAAAGCTATGGTCAAACCAAGTAAAAATTTGGATATTACTGAGGAAAAAGCCAAAGGATTACTCAAGCGGTTTATCCCCGTGTTCAAAGCCCACCAGAACCAAGTGGAGCAAATCCGAAAGGCGGTAGAAACCTCGCCATACCCTGTGATTTTAGGCGGCGATTTTAACGCTGTACCCAATTCTTACGAATATTACCACCTCACGGCGGCACCGCTTCAGGATAGTTTTTTAGCGCAGGGCAACGGCTTGGGGACTTCTTTCCACGATTATAAAATCCCTATTCGGATTGATTATTTGCTATTTTCGCCAAAGTTTGAAATTCAGCATTTTGATACGGATAGAAGTCGCCAGATCTCTGACCACTACCCCATTATCGCTACTTTTCAATTGAAATAA
- the rho gene encoding transcription termination factor Rho produces MFDFENLESKSSADITQITKDLGIKTKRGSTTKDKIYAILDFQATNPQNIKDYLSSQKIEMPAEAKVETPQPETKERKTPGRRKKTAPQEAKNTTTTTPEAPSAPQEKAEAPQPETAEESTPKPSTTEEASTKKTPRRRTKKKTDTPTVPQPEASTKENSAETPNHQRNKTERTPTKKEETTPEKTFNFDQVVTIEGVLEILPDNYGFLRSADFNYISSPDDVYVSTNQIRNYGLKTGDTVKGYVRLPKEGEKYFSLQKPLEVNGRDLSFIKDRVAFEHLTPLFPQEKFNLAGENATLATRVVDLFAPIGKGQRAMIVAQPKTGKTMLLKEIANSISANHPEAYMMILLIDERPEEVTDMQRSVNAEVIASTFDESAEKHVKVANLVLSKAQRMVECGHDVVILLDSITRLARAYNTVTPASGKILSGGVDANALHRPKRFFGAARKIEGGGSLTIIATALIDTGSKMDEVIFEEFKGTGNMELVLDRKIANRRIFPAVDLVASSTRRDDILHDELTQQRMWILRKYLSDMNPVEAMEFVQKHMKGTLNNEEFLMSMNK; encoded by the coding sequence ATGTTTGATTTTGAAAACCTTGAGTCTAAATCCTCAGCGGATATTACTCAAATTACTAAGGATTTAGGAATAAAAACCAAAAGAGGCAGCACCACTAAGGATAAAATTTATGCCATTTTGGATTTCCAAGCCACCAACCCCCAGAACATTAAAGATTATTTGAGTTCTCAAAAAATAGAAATGCCTGCCGAAGCCAAAGTAGAGACACCTCAACCCGAGACCAAAGAAAGAAAAACACCAGGGAGAAGGAAAAAAACGGCACCACAAGAGGCTAAAAATACCACCACAACCACCCCAGAAGCGCCATCTGCACCACAAGAGAAAGCAGAAGCGCCACAACCAGAAACGGCGGAAGAGAGCACTCCAAAACCCTCTACAACAGAGGAGGCATCAACCAAGAAAACCCCACGCCGCCGCACCAAAAAGAAAACCGACACACCAACCGTACCTCAGCCCGAGGCTTCTACCAAAGAAAATTCAGCGGAAACCCCTAACCATCAGCGCAATAAAACCGAACGAACGCCAACTAAAAAGGAGGAAACCACACCAGAGAAGACCTTTAACTTTGACCAAGTGGTTACCATAGAGGGCGTTTTAGAAATTTTACCAGACAACTACGGCTTTTTGCGTTCCGCGGACTTCAACTACATCTCTTCGCCAGATGATGTGTATGTGTCTACCAACCAGATTAGAAACTACGGGCTGAAAACAGGAGATACCGTAAAAGGCTATGTGAGGCTCCCCAAAGAGGGCGAAAAATATTTCTCGCTACAGAAGCCGTTAGAGGTTAATGGCAGAGATTTGAGTTTCATCAAAGACCGTGTGGCATTTGAGCATTTAACGCCGCTATTTCCGCAAGAGAAGTTTAACCTCGCGGGGGAGAACGCCACTTTGGCAACCCGTGTGGTGGATTTATTTGCGCCGATAGGCAAAGGGCAGCGTGCTATGATTGTCGCCCAGCCGAAAACAGGTAAAACCATGCTCCTCAAAGAAATTGCCAACTCTATTTCTGCCAACCACCCAGAGGCCTATATGATGATTCTCTTGATTGATGAACGCCCAGAGGAGGTAACCGATATGCAGAGAAGCGTGAATGCAGAAGTGATCGCTTCCACCTTTGATGAGTCGGCGGAAAAGCATGTTAAAGTCGCAAATTTAGTCCTCTCCAAAGCCCAAAGAATGGTAGAATGTGGCCACGATGTGGTGATTTTATTAGACTCCATCACGCGTTTGGCAAGAGCTTACAACACGGTAACGCCAGCTTCAGGGAAAATCCTATCGGGTGGGGTAGACGCCAACGCTTTGCACAGACCTAAAAGGTTCTTTGGTGCCGCAAGGAAGATAGAAGGCGGTGGCTCACTGACCATTATCGCAACGGCGCTGATAGACACAGGTTCTAAAATGGATGAGGTGATCTTTGAAGAATTTAAAGGAACAGGAAATATGGAATTGGTGTTAGATAGAAAAATCGCTAACCGCCGTATATTCCCAGCGGTAGATTTGGTGGCATCCAGCACCAGAAGAGATGATATTCTCCACGATGAACTCACCCAACAGCGGATGTGGATTCTCAGAAAATACCTCTCTGATATGAACCCTGTGGAAGCTATGGAATTCGTACAAAAACATATGAAAGGCACCCTCAATAACGAGGAATTCCTGATGTCTATGAATAAATAA
- a CDS encoding DUF4293 family protein, giving the protein MLQRIQTVWLFLALLSAVFLSISGGDVEVFNLGNLPILAGCAVLIALNLLSILSYKYRKRQILLNQISMVINALLIGLLVYWLLNLPGGIAIPEKGIEPLFPSIAVVCLLIANVYIRRDDRLVKSVDRLR; this is encoded by the coding sequence ATGCTACAAAGAATACAAACCGTATGGCTGTTTTTGGCTCTATTAAGCGCTGTGTTTCTCTCGATCAGTGGGGGAGATGTGGAAGTTTTTAATCTGGGCAACCTCCCTATTTTAGCGGGTTGTGCGGTGCTTATCGCTCTAAACCTCTTGAGCATTCTAAGCTATAAATATAGAAAAAGACAAATCCTACTGAACCAAATCAGTATGGTGATAAACGCTTTGTTGATTGGTTTACTGGTTTACTGGCTACTCAACCTACCCGGAGGAATTGCTATTCCTGAGAAGGGTATTGAGCCGCTATTTCCGTCTATTGCGGTGGTGTGTTTGCTTATTGCAAATGTCTATATCCGCAGGGACGACAGGCTTGTAAAATCTGTAGACAGACTTCGGTAA
- a CDS encoding ABC transporter ATP-binding protein yields the protein MLPVLRIILNLDRVDTTQKPSYDGHISNYFGYLKDLLYYKIQVYNEVYGGVTVLAWLCIITAIAFLLRNLFRYLGAYLLVNYRVGITKDLRTALYHKFLKLPVAFFTEQRRGDMMSRISNDVGAVEGGIMGALVDLINAPFMIIFSLVMLFLLDAQLTLFSLIVFPLMGWLISWIGKSLKRQAHYAQSELGNLFSLVDETLKSSKIIKIFNADKILENRFDTTTNLWKKHSIAMSRRRELASPMSEFLGSVTMLLITWFSGVSVINGTNSDPITFLGFLGIFYQILAPAKQLSNAISSIQGGMASLERVSEVLDYNLKVQEVAHPIHISALERDIRFEDISFHYNADHLILDHFSMVLPKGKTVALVGQSGSGKTTVANLLARFYDVNAGSIKVDGTDIRELHINDYRHLLGMVTQESVLFNDSIYNNILMGKPDATEAEVIAAAKIANAHQFIEHFPEGYHTNIGDDGSKLSGGQKQRISIARAVLKNPPIMILDEATSALDTESEKLVQDALDKMMENRTSLIIAHRLSTIQKADHIIVMEKGKVVEEGNHQQLIAKNGVYKKLVELQNFD from the coding sequence ATGCTCCCTGTGCTCAGGATTATTTTGAATTTAGACCGTGTAGATACTACCCAAAAACCGAGTTATGATGGGCATATCAGTAATTATTTCGGTTATTTAAAAGATTTGCTCTACTATAAAATTCAGGTTTATAACGAGGTCTATGGTGGCGTTACCGTACTGGCGTGGCTGTGCATCATTACCGCTATAGCCTTTCTACTCAGAAATTTATTCCGATACTTGGGGGCTTACCTCTTGGTTAACTATAGGGTAGGGATTACCAAAGACCTGCGGACAGCGCTCTACCACAAGTTTCTAAAACTCCCTGTGGCTTTCTTTACGGAGCAACGCCGTGGAGATATGATGTCCCGAATTTCTAACGATGTAGGTGCGGTGGAAGGTGGCATTATGGGCGCTTTGGTAGACCTGATCAACGCTCCTTTTATGATCATCTTTTCTTTGGTGATGCTCTTTCTCTTAGATGCCCAACTGACCTTATTTTCACTGATTGTTTTTCCACTGATGGGCTGGCTGATTTCGTGGATAGGGAAGAGCCTCAAAAGACAAGCCCACTATGCGCAGTCCGAGTTGGGGAACCTCTTTTCCTTAGTAGATGAAACACTCAAATCTTCTAAAATCATTAAAATTTTTAATGCTGATAAAATCCTTGAAAACCGTTTTGATACCACCACCAACCTTTGGAAAAAACACAGCATCGCGATGAGCCGCAGAAGGGAGTTAGCGTCTCCTATGAGCGAGTTTTTAGGCTCGGTGACGATGCTCCTTATCACTTGGTTTTCAGGCGTTAGCGTTATCAATGGTACCAATAGCGACCCGATTACCTTCCTCGGTTTTTTAGGTATTTTCTACCAAATATTAGCCCCAGCCAAACAACTGTCTAACGCGATATCCTCCATCCAAGGCGGTATGGCGAGTTTAGAGCGCGTGTCGGAGGTTTTAGATTATAATTTAAAGGTGCAAGAAGTTGCCCATCCTATCCACATTAGCGCTTTGGAGCGAGACATCAGATTTGAAGATATTAGTTTCCATTATAATGCAGACCACCTGATTTTAGACCACTTTTCTATGGTGCTTCCTAAGGGCAAAACTGTAGCGCTGGTGGGACAATCGGGGAGTGGTAAAACTACGGTTGCCAACCTTTTAGCGCGTTTTTATGATGTGAATGCTGGCAGCATCAAAGTCGATGGAACCGACATCCGAGAGCTTCATATTAACGACTACCGCCATCTTTTGGGTATGGTTACTCAAGAATCGGTGCTGTTTAATGATAGCATCTACAACAACATCCTGATGGGAAAACCTGATGCCACAGAAGCGGAGGTTATCGCAGCGGCTAAAATAGCCAATGCCCACCAGTTTATCGAGCACTTCCCTGAGGGCTACCATACCAATATTGGCGATGATGGCAGCAAGCTTTCAGGTGGGCAGAAACAGCGGATTTCCATCGCAAGGGCGGTGCTTAAAAATCCACCAATTATGATTTTAGATGAAGCTACCTCTGCGCTGGATACCGAGAGCGAAAAACTGGTGCAAGATGCTTTGGATAAGATGATGGAGAACCGCACTTCCCTCATCATTGCCCACCGCCTCTCCACCATACAGAAGGCAGACCACATCATCGTGATGGAAAAAGGCAAAGTGGTGGAAGAAGGTAACCACCAACAGCTCATCGCTAAAAATGGCGTTTATAAAAAACTGGTAGAACTTCAGAATTTTGATTAA
- a CDS encoding glycine--tRNA ligase, with the protein MAKQEDDFKKVVSHAKEYGFIFPSSEIYDGLSAVYDYGQNGVELKNNIKQYWWKAMTQLNENIVGIDSAILMHPTTWKASGHVDAFNDPLIDNKDSKKRFRADVLIEDYCAKLEDKVQKEIQKAKKKFGDDFDENQFVSTNPRVVGYREKQKNILSRMAQSLERNDLADVKALIEELEIADPDTGSKNWTEVRQFNLMFGTKLGASADHAMDLYLRPETAQGIFVNFLNVQKTSRHKLPFGIAQIGKAFRNEIVARQFVFRMREFEQMEMQFFVPPGTELGFYEEWKQKRLNWHLALGLGTENYRFHDHEKLAHYANAAADIEFKFPFGFKELEGIHSRTDFDLSAHEQHSGRKLQYFDPERGESYVPYVVETSVGLDRLFLAIFSNSLKEETLEDGSTRTVLSLPPALAPVKAAILPLVKKDGLPEFAEKIFNDLKYDFNIIFEEKDSIGKRYRRQDAIGTPFCITVDHDSLTDFTVTLRERDTMKQERVPIENLRKIIEDKVGFRHLLAKI; encoded by the coding sequence ATGGCGAAACAAGAAGACGATTTTAAGAAAGTGGTATCCCACGCTAAAGAGTACGGATTTATCTTCCCATCAAGTGAAATTTATGACGGACTTTCTGCCGTTTATGATTATGGACAGAATGGGGTAGAGCTCAAAAATAACATCAAACAATATTGGTGGAAAGCAATGACCCAACTTAACGAAAACATAGTGGGCATAGATTCTGCCATCCTGATGCACCCCACCACTTGGAAGGCGTCTGGGCATGTGGATGCGTTTAACGACCCACTCATCGATAATAAAGATTCTAAAAAAAGGTTCCGTGCAGATGTCTTGATAGAGGATTATTGTGCCAAATTAGAGGATAAAGTTCAGAAAGAAATCCAAAAAGCCAAGAAGAAATTTGGTGATGATTTTGATGAAAATCAGTTTGTTAGCACCAACCCAAGAGTGGTAGGCTATAGAGAAAAGCAAAAAAACATCCTTTCCAGAATGGCGCAATCTCTGGAGCGTAATGACTTGGCAGATGTGAAAGCTCTCATAGAAGAGTTGGAAATTGCAGACCCAGATACTGGCTCTAAAAACTGGACCGAGGTGAGACAATTCAACCTGATGTTTGGCACCAAATTAGGCGCTTCCGCAGACCACGCTATGGACCTCTACCTAAGGCCAGAAACAGCACAGGGGATTTTTGTAAACTTCCTTAATGTTCAGAAAACTTCCAGACACAAGCTGCCGTTTGGTATCGCCCAAATAGGAAAAGCCTTCCGAAATGAAATTGTGGCAAGGCAGTTTGTCTTCCGTATGCGAGAGTTTGAACAGATGGAAATGCAGTTTTTTGTACCCCCAGGCACCGAGCTCGGCTTCTATGAAGAATGGAAACAGAAAAGGCTCAACTGGCACTTAGCACTCGGTTTAGGCACGGAAAATTACCGTTTCCACGACCACGAAAAGTTGGCGCACTATGCCAATGCCGCTGCCGATATAGAGTTTAAATTCCCATTCGGGTTTAAAGAGTTAGAAGGGATCCATTCCAGAACGGATTTTGACCTCTCTGCCCACGAGCAACATTCGGGGAGAAAACTCCAATATTTTGACCCTGAGCGCGGCGAAAGCTATGTGCCGTATGTGGTGGAAACTTCCGTAGGTTTAGACCGCTTATTCCTCGCTATTTTCTCTAATAGCCTAAAAGAGGAAACCTTAGAAGATGGCTCTACCAGAACGGTTTTGTCCTTGCCACCAGCATTAGCTCCAGTAAAAGCCGCCATACTACCCTTGGTGAAAAAAGATGGCTTGCCAGAGTTTGCAGAGAAAATATTCAATGATTTGAAGTATGATTTTAACATCATCTTTGAAGAAAAAGACAGCATCGGTAAGCGTTACAGAAGGCAAGATGCCATAGGAACGCCGTTCTGCATTACCGTAGACCACGATTCTCTCACAGATTTTACAGTAACGCTAAGGGAAAGAGATACGATGAAGCAAGAACGCGTGCCGATAGAAAATCTTAGAAAAATTATAGAAGATAAAGTTGGATTTAGACACCTATTAGCCAAGATATAA